In the Myxococcota bacterium genome, one interval contains:
- the acpP gene encoding acyl carrier protein, which produces MALEQRVSELIVEQLGVTQEEIKPEASFIDDLGADSLDIVELVMAMEEEFDIEIPDEDAERIQTIGDATAYLKEKLGA; this is translated from the coding sequence ATGGCGCTGGAGCAGCGAGTCTCCGAGTTGATCGTGGAACAACTCGGTGTGACCCAGGAAGAGATCAAGCCGGAAGCGTCGTTCATCGACGATCTGGGCGCGGACTCTCTGGACATCGTCGAGCTCGTGATGGCGATGGAAGAGGAGTTCGACATCGAGATCCCGGACGAGGACGCCGAGCGGATCCAGACGATCGGAGACGCGACGGCCTACCTCAAGGAGAAGCTCGGAGCGTGA